A window of candidate division KSB1 bacterium contains these coding sequences:
- a CDS encoding TonB-dependent receptor has protein sequence MKMRGLLIISLTVLLSFLMVGSVSAGQIRGTVVDASTGVKLPGANVFLRGTSIGAATDLSGEYVILNVPGGEYTLQVAYMGYKNFTEEIELAREQVLEKDVLLNYDVVQMDGFVTITAQRQGQVEAINQQLTANTIMNVVSSDRIKELPDANAAESVGRISGVSIRRNAGEGQQVIIRGLEPKLNSITVNGVRIPSSDSQNRSVDLSMISSDVLSSIEVFKAPTPDMDAEAFGGTVNLVLKKAPEEFQGYVKVLGGYNDLNNDWGNFKANGQLSNRFLDSKLGVIASAYYETYNRGSDVFNATYDTEGIRDEEGNIDVIANTMSLTDRVETRMRWGGSLNLDYTVNEKHSISLTNFFSQKSRDIYERLRAYNVGTANANTVETAGISTERTTSLLSNGISGDHMISGLNLDWGYSRFLTNNYLPYDFELRFRELSAFDQSKLNPRGHPSEFPDAAYNKYDKSLLQRARMTQDTVNNINQTAQINIEIPVNFTTKLTSSIKFGGKYTFIDKERVRSRRGEYFYYLGSTFVQKALDSNPYSLELTDNGFIAMSNFVSDYDGIGDFLQGDYELAPLLSESRVRQWYSDHNHYFTNDRDMLGDLYDVQESVTAGYFMARLNYGQSLMILPGVRYERSDNEYQGVYATTAELYGRTGIQRDTTTNQQYEEWMPHLHLKIKPWDTFDVRLSATKTLARPDFSYIAPRTRIDKEELVIRAGNPGLKHAKSWNYDAILSYYSNQIGLVTLGGFYKNIDDIFYRKNEIITTNERSAELGYVDPVYRTGYALRWYTNSRQAKVWGIEFDLQTQLRFLPEPLSGLVLNANYSRFYSETFFPEYNYIFQYNPETYSYETIYEEYYRKSEMPGQADQIANIALGYDIGGFSARISIFYQGSSLYSVGAIAEQDQYTDDYWRWDASFKQKLGKHTSLFLNLVNFTSRGEKSFYGANDYPTTIEYFGMTGDFGIQYTF, from the coding sequence AAGCTCCCGGGCGCTAATGTGTTTTTACGAGGGACATCGATTGGTGCTGCGACTGATTTGAGTGGGGAGTATGTGATCCTCAATGTACCGGGAGGGGAATATACTCTGCAAGTTGCCTATATGGGATATAAAAATTTTACCGAAGAGATTGAACTTGCCCGGGAACAGGTGCTGGAGAAAGATGTCTTGCTAAACTATGATGTCGTTCAAATGGATGGATTTGTTACCATCACAGCTCAGCGTCAGGGGCAGGTCGAGGCGATCAATCAGCAGTTGACTGCAAATACGATCATGAACGTGGTTTCTTCGGACCGCATCAAGGAATTGCCGGATGCCAACGCAGCGGAATCGGTTGGGCGTATTTCGGGTGTATCTATTCGCCGCAACGCCGGTGAAGGTCAACAGGTCATCATTCGCGGGCTGGAGCCCAAGTTGAACAGCATCACCGTAAACGGTGTACGAATTCCCTCTTCAGATTCGCAGAACAGATCTGTTGATCTTTCAATGATTTCGTCCGATGTTTTGTCTTCGATTGAAGTTTTCAAGGCACCGACGCCTGATATGGATGCGGAAGCATTCGGTGGCACAGTGAATCTGGTGTTGAAAAAAGCACCTGAGGAGTTTCAGGGGTATGTCAAAGTATTGGGCGGTTACAATGATTTAAACAATGATTGGGGGAATTTCAAGGCAAACGGCCAGTTAAGCAATCGTTTCCTTGACAGTAAACTGGGTGTGATTGCTTCTGCATATTACGAAACCTATAATCGGGGGTCAGATGTCTTTAATGCCACTTATGATACAGAAGGTATTCGTGATGAAGAGGGGAACATTGATGTGATTGCCAATACCATGTCATTGACAGACAGGGTGGAAACCCGTATGCGCTGGGGCGGCAGCCTGAATCTTGATTATACAGTTAATGAAAAACACTCTATTTCGTTGACCAATTTTTTCAGTCAGAAATCCCGGGATATCTATGAACGCCTGAGAGCCTATAACGTCGGCACAGCCAATGCCAACACGGTGGAAACCGCCGGCATATCAACAGAACGAACAACCAGCTTGTTATCGAACGGGATTAGCGGGGATCATATGATTTCGGGTTTGAATCTGGATTGGGGATATTCGCGGTTTTTGACAAATAATTATTTGCCTTACGATTTCGAATTACGGTTCCGTGAATTGTCTGCATTTGACCAGAGCAAACTGAATCCCCGCGGCCATCCGTCCGAGTTCCCGGATGCGGCCTATAATAAATATGACAAAAGTCTGCTGCAGCGTGCGCGTATGACGCAGGATACAGTTAATAATATTAATCAAACCGCACAGATCAATATTGAAATACCGGTCAATTTTACAACCAAACTTACAAGTTCGATAAAATTTGGAGGGAAATACACGTTTATCGATAAAGAACGTGTGCGCAGTCGCCGTGGAGAGTATTTCTATTATCTGGGCAGTACGTTTGTTCAAAAGGCCCTGGACAGCAATCCCTATTCGCTCGAGTTGACGGATAATGGATTTATTGCCATGAGTAACTTTGTGAGTGACTACGACGGGATCGGTGATTTTTTACAGGGTGATTATGAACTGGCTCCGTTGTTAAGTGAATCCCGTGTGCGCCAATGGTACTCGGATCACAATCATTATTTCACCAATGATCGTGATATGCTGGGTGATCTGTATGATGTTCAGGAAAGTGTGACCGCCGGATATTTTATGGCACGTTTGAATTACGGTCAATCCCTGATGATTCTGCCGGGTGTACGATATGAGCGTTCGGATAACGAGTATCAGGGTGTTTATGCAACCACCGCAGAATTGTACGGCAGAACCGGTATACAGCGGGATACCACAACAAATCAACAATATGAAGAATGGATGCCGCATCTACATTTAAAAATCAAACCATGGGATACATTTGATGTGCGGTTGTCTGCCACCAAAACGCTGGCACGACCGGATTTTTCCTACATTGCTCCGCGGACGCGCATTGATAAAGAAGAATTGGTCATCCGTGCCGGCAATCCTGGTTTAAAACACGCGAAATCATGGAATTATGATGCAATTTTGTCATATTATAGCAATCAGATTGGACTCGTCACGCTCGGCGGATTTTATAAGAACATTGATGATATTTTCTATCGTAAGAATGAAATTATAACGACAAATGAACGCTCTGCTGAATTGGGTTATGTTGACCCGGTGTATCGAACAGGATATGCTTTGAGATGGTATACGAATTCCAGGCAGGCCAAGGTGTGGGGAATTGAATTTGATCTGCAGACGCAGCTGCGTTTCCTGCCGGAGCCATTGAGCGGACTGGTGCTGAATGCCAATTATTCCAGATTCTATTCCGAGACATTTTTCCCGGAATACAATTACATCTTTCAGTACAATCCCGAAACCTATTCGTACGAAACCATATATGAAGAGTATTACCGCAAAAGCGAAATGCCCGGCCAGGCGGATCAAATCGCCAATATCGCTCTTGGCTACGATATCGGCGGATTCTCGGCGCGGATTTCAATCTTTTACCAGGGAAGCAGCTTATATTCGGTCGGCGCCATTGCTGAACAGGATCAGTATACCGATGATTACTGGCGCTGGGATGCTTCG